In Methanolobus chelungpuianus, a genomic segment contains:
- a CDS encoding nucleoside 2-deoxyribosyltransferase has protein sequence MENKKQIYLAGPLFSKAERDFNLSLRDRLVEMGFEVFLPQVDGEDNLENRMHEKQMCIFENDVKGIDQSDIVLAVLDGGSDVDSGTAWEMGYAYAKGKKVLGLKTDFRTFGEEGIVNLMMEMSIEVLARDVEEIIKVLEVYR, from the coding sequence ATGGAAAATAAAAAACAGATATACCTTGCAGGTCCCCTTTTTTCAAAGGCCGAGAGGGATTTTAATTTAAGTCTCAGGGACAGGCTCGTAGAAATGGGATTTGAGGTTTTTCTGCCACAGGTGGACGGGGAGGATAACCTTGAAAACCGCATGCATGAGAAGCAGATGTGCATTTTTGAGAATGATGTCAAAGGAATAGACCAGTCAGACATCGTCCTTGCCGTGCTTGACGGTGGAAGTGACGTTGACTCGGGGACGGCATGGGAAATGGGATACGCTTATGCAAAAGGCAAGAAAGTCCTGGGGCTTAAGACCGATTTCCGAACCTTCGGAGAAGAGGGCATTGTCAACCTCATGATGGAGATGTCGATCGAAGTGCTGGCCAGGGATGTGGAAGAGATAATTAAAGTGCTTGAGGTTTACAGGTAA
- a CDS encoding bile acid:sodium symporter family protein has product MLSAVALLYPEVFLPWSNAIPLLLGMVMFAMGMTLSIKDFLLVLRRPGVILLGTVMQYTLMPLIGFIISVALDLSPELTAGVVLLGCCPGGTASNVICYLARGDVALSIMLTSVSTLIAFVMTPLLTWLYIGQTIPVDMYGMVVSILQIVVLPVTLGITFNTLLHEHIDRVRYAFPALSVLIIIFIIAVIMALNRDTVVSAGILVIIVVVMHNLLGLAGGYGFSRILGLSEIEARTIAFEVGMQNSGLSVALAIKHFSAAAALPGALFSIWHNVSGSFLASYWAGKGTSFTKKEE; this is encoded by the coding sequence ATGCTCTCTGCTGTTGCACTCCTTTACCCAGAGGTGTTCCTTCCCTGGAGTAACGCTATCCCCCTGCTTCTGGGCATGGTCATGTTCGCCATGGGAATGACACTGTCTATCAAGGATTTCCTGCTGGTGCTCAGAAGGCCCGGAGTGATCCTGCTGGGAACTGTCATGCAGTACACACTGATGCCACTCATCGGTTTCATTATCTCCGTGGCACTGGACCTCTCTCCGGAGCTTACTGCAGGGGTCGTGCTCCTGGGATGCTGCCCGGGGGGTACGGCTTCCAATGTCATCTGTTATCTTGCAAGGGGCGACGTGGCGCTTTCCATCATGCTTACATCAGTATCCACGCTGATAGCCTTTGTAATGACTCCGCTGCTCACATGGCTCTATATAGGCCAGACCATTCCTGTGGATATGTACGGCATGGTCGTCAGCATCCTGCAGATAGTGGTACTGCCGGTCACCCTTGGAATAACCTTCAATACGCTCTTGCATGAGCATATCGACAGGGTCAGGTATGCTTTCCCCGCACTTTCAGTACTCATTATCATATTCATAATAGCGGTCATCATGGCCCTGAACAGGGATACCGTCGTGTCCGCAGGCATACTGGTGATCATCGTTGTGGTAATGCATAACCTGCTTGGGCTTGCAGGCGGTTATGGATTTTCCCGGATTCTGGGCCTGAGCGAGATAGAGGCCAGAACGATAGCCTTCGAGGTAGGGATGCAGAATTCCGGCCTGAGCGTTGCCCTTGCCATAAAGCATTTCTCAGCTGCAGCTGCCCTCCCCGGAGCACTTTTCAGCATATGGCATAATGTCTCGGGATCTTTTCTCGCCTCGTACTGGGCCGGCAAGGGAACATCATTTACTAAAAAAGAAGAGTGA
- a CDS encoding winged helix-turn-helix domain-containing protein has protein sequence MIDEDLAKRKHEWLSKMEKDGRMKTNPTEDHAIGLRTMQNPVRRKILKLLYRGSLSLEDIGDKLGLNNSMAKFHVEMLENALYVDKVEVSERVMYQISLRGEGFLENVEEMKL, from the coding sequence ATGATTGATGAGGACCTTGCAAAGAGAAAACATGAATGGCTGAGCAAGATGGAGAAAGATGGAAGAATGAAGACCAATCCCACTGAAGACCATGCTATTGGACTTCGGACAATGCAAAATCCGGTGCGAAGGAAGATACTCAAACTGTTGTATAGGGGTTCTCTTAGCTTGGAAGATATAGGAGATAAACTGGGCCTTAACAATTCAATGGCAAAATTCCACGTTGAAATGCTGGAAAACGCACTTTATGTGGACAAAGTTGAGGTCAGTGAACGGGTAATGTATCAGATATCCCTAAGAGGCGAAGGTTTTCTTGAGAACGTAGAGGAAATGAAATTATGA
- a CDS encoding carboxymuconolactone decarboxylase family protein: protein MNKQQKADNIDRKIGFSSMKKAIMEDGAIDRRTKKLLAVASAVAVGCDTCFSTQKKYARNAGISDEEIDEAILVAALIRLGSGLNYT from the coding sequence ATGAACAAACAACAAAAAGCCGATAATATCGACAGAAAGATCGGCTTTTCGTCCATGAAAAAAGCCATTATGGAAGACGGAGCGATTGACAGGAGAACAAAGAAACTGCTTGCAGTGGCAAGTGCTGTTGCCGTCGGCTGTGATACATGTTTTTCCACCCAGAAAAAATATGCAAGGAATGCCGGAATTTCGGATGAGGAAATTGATGAAGCAATACTCGTTGCTGCACTCATCAGACTGGGATCTGGACTGAACTACACATAG
- a CDS encoding TIGR00296 family protein — protein MLTQEEGRTAVRLARDTIETYLRTGEMIDGSEMQLPDIFNEPRGVFVTLTKKGQLRGCIGHPYADSALKHAITDSAISAGFRDPRFPQVRIDEMTNVTVEVTVLTQPRRMNVPPKDLPSSIEIGRHGLIIKSGYRQGLLLPQVAPENEMDEVEFLSHTCLKAGLPPDAWAAGAEVYCFEGQIFTEREPNGEIFEKDIREKACLRE, from the coding sequence TTGCTCACACAGGAAGAGGGCAGGACGGCTGTAAGGCTGGCCAGGGACACCATAGAAACCTATCTGCGGACCGGTGAGATGATCGACGGTTCGGAGATGCAGCTTCCTGATATATTCAATGAGCCAAGGGGAGTATTCGTGACCCTCACAAAGAAAGGGCAGCTGAGGGGGTGCATAGGGCATCCTTATGCTGACTCAGCCCTGAAGCACGCAATAACGGACTCGGCGATCTCGGCAGGTTTCAGGGACCCCAGGTTCCCGCAGGTGCGCATCGACGAGATGACAAACGTGACTGTGGAGGTGACAGTCCTAACCCAGCCAAGGCGCATGAATGTTCCCCCGAAGGATCTTCCATCATCCATAGAGATAGGCAGGCACGGTCTGATCATCAAAAGCGGTTATCGGCAGGGTCTGCTTCTTCCTCAGGTTGCCCCTGAGAACGAGATGGATGAGGTCGAGTTCCTGAGCCACACCTGTCTCAAGGCGGGCCTGCCTCCTGATGCATGGGCGGCGGGTGCTGAGGTATATTGCTTTGAAGGCCAGATCTTCACTGAAAGGGAGCCTAACGGGGAAATATTCGAGAAGGACATCCGTGAGAAGGCCTGCTTACGGGAGTAG
- a CDS encoding GbsR/MarR family transcriptional regulator, which yields MDKKIKEIANIAPLHPGDERGNNQRHRCPLLSPRKDAKSVSMISSDPVSPKEEFIQVITQNLKSEGFDEISSRIIGVLFIEPEEMSFEEICIETGYSLSAVSTAMKNLSQFHIVRRFQKTGSKKAFFFLDKNLTAIGTQALRIKYDNIILPSKKILPNIIGKYELEKSDKAKSELEIVTRYYRHMLKLESIVENFLDTMENIALDDK from the coding sequence ATGGATAAAAAAATAAAGGAAATAGCAAATATTGCACCTCTGCATCCGGGCGATGAAAGAGGGAACAATCAGAGACACCGATGCCCACTGCTCTCACCTAGAAAAGATGCAAAAAGTGTATCCATGATATCCTCAGACCCGGTAAGCCCGAAAGAAGAATTTATACAAGTCATAACACAGAACTTAAAATCAGAAGGGTTCGATGAAATATCTTCAAGGATTATCGGTGTACTTTTCATAGAACCTGAAGAAATGTCATTTGAAGAGATATGCATCGAAACCGGATATAGCTTATCTGCTGTTAGTACAGCCATGAAGAATCTTTCGCAGTTCCATATCGTAAGAAGATTTCAAAAAACCGGTTCAAAGAAAGCTTTCTTTTTCCTTGACAAAAACCTCACAGCCATTGGTACACAGGCACTGAGAATTAAATACGATAACATAATTCTTCCATCCAAGAAGATACTGCCTAACATCATCGGAAAATATGAGCTTGAAAAATCCGACAAGGCCAAAAGCGAGTTGGAGATAGTCACCCGCTACTATAGGCACATGCTAAAACTCGAATCAATTGTCGAAAATTTCCTTGATACGATGGAAAACATCGCTCTTGATGATAAATGA